Proteins encoded within one genomic window of Halobacteroides halobius DSM 5150:
- a CDS encoding DUF2294 domain-containing protein codes for MTKGQIEAEISNALTQWEKEFLGRGSVMVKTDILRDTIIVVLKGILTPAEHKLSETKEGLLSVKKIRANLVEAGREQLGEIIKEKTSEEVVMFHTDISTQTGERIMVFRLSSDLEKKLNS; via the coding sequence ATGACAAAAGGTCAAATAGAAGCAGAAATCAGTAATGCCTTAACACAATGGGAAAAAGAGTTTTTAGGTCGAGGATCTGTTATGGTCAAGACAGATATTCTTCGGGATACGATAATTGTTGTTTTAAAGGGGATATTAACACCTGCTGAACATAAGCTTTCTGAAACAAAGGAAGGCTTATTATCTGTTAAAAAAATTCGTGCTAATTTAGTAGAAGCAGGTAGAGAGCAATTAGGTGAAATTATTAAAGAGAAGACCAGTGAGGAAGTAGTTATGTTTCATACTGATATTAGTACGCAAACTGGCGAACGAATTATGGTTTTTAGATTATCCTCTGATTTAGAGAAAAAACTGAATTCTTAA
- a CDS encoding L-lactate MFS transporter: MASIVESNNSKESKRWIYIPLGLIIFMCMGTVYSWSVFRKPLQEFFNVGATESGLPYMLFLVSYAIGMPIAGGYIDKYGPRIMTIIGGLFVSVGWLLSGFASSITVLSLTYGVIAGLGVGIAYGAPMAVAAKWFPDKEGLAVGLTLGGFGLSPFVTAPVANWLVTNYGPFATFKIIGIVFAIIITVLAIPLKFPENNLESSDDAESKRQNVNLSTKEMLKTSSFYGLWICYVIGTLIGLMAIGISSPVAEEIVNLDASTAAFLVSFFAIFNGVGRPIFGGLTDKLNPKKAALISYSLIILASILMLNAGPGDTILYSISFALFWLNLGGWLAIAPTATGSFFGPKNYSKNYGFLFTAYGVGAILGGLLSGKIRDVLGSYIYVFYPTIGFAIVGIIVAMFMLKKPTTEK, from the coding sequence TTGGCAAGTATAGTAGAATCGAATAATTCTAAAGAGAGCAAAAGATGGATTTATATTCCATTGGGACTTATAATATTTATGTGTATGGGAACAGTTTATTCTTGGAGTGTTTTTAGGAAACCATTACAGGAGTTTTTTAATGTAGGAGCAACTGAAAGTGGTTTACCATATATGTTATTTTTGGTATCTTATGCAATAGGGATGCCAATTGCAGGTGGGTATATTGATAAGTACGGGCCAAGAATCATGACTATAATTGGTGGATTATTTGTTTCAGTTGGTTGGCTTTTATCAGGATTTGCTTCTAGTATTACAGTATTGTCTTTAACTTATGGTGTAATTGCTGGATTAGGAGTAGGAATAGCTTATGGTGCTCCAATGGCAGTAGCTGCTAAGTGGTTTCCTGATAAAGAAGGTTTAGCAGTAGGATTAACTTTAGGTGGTTTTGGACTATCACCTTTTGTAACTGCCCCAGTAGCTAACTGGTTGGTAACTAATTATGGTCCTTTTGCAACATTTAAAATTATAGGAATAGTCTTTGCTATCATTATTACTGTGTTAGCTATTCCATTAAAATTTCCAGAAAATAATTTGGAATCTAGTGATGATGCAGAAAGTAAAAGACAAAATGTTAATTTAAGTACAAAAGAGATGTTAAAAACATCAAGTTTTTATGGATTATGGATATGTTATGTTATAGGAACTTTAATAGGATTGATGGCAATTGGGATTTCCAGTCCTGTAGCAGAAGAAATAGTTAATTTAGATGCTAGTACTGCTGCTTTTTTAGTATCTTTCTTTGCTATTTTTAATGGGGTTGGACGACCTATTTTTGGTGGACTTACAGATAAGTTAAATCCTAAGAAGGCAGCTTTGATTTCTTATTCTTTGATAATTTTGGCTTCTATTTTAATGTTGAATGCTGGGCCAGGAGATACTATTTTATATAGTATTTCATTTGCTTTATTCTGGTTAAATCTAGGTGGTTGGTTAGCTATAGCTCCGACTGCTACTGGAAGCTTTTTTGGACCTAAAAATTATAGTAAGAATTATGGTTTTTTATTTACTGCCTATGGTGTAGGAGCTATACTTGGAGGTTTACTTTCAGGTAAGATTAGGGATGTTTTAGGTAGTTATATATATGTCTTTTACCCAACAATTGGTTTTGCAATAGTTGGAATAATAGTTGCAATGTTTATGCTAAAAAAGCCTACAACGGAAAAATAA
- a CDS encoding polysaccharide deacetylase family protein: protein MLSTKTNLFLIFILLILFSTAGTSYAYTVKDGDTLFQISKRFNTTISKLVTLNNISHPNLIYPNQFLKVPEQKTASFKSNKKVFRRGPTVKKIALTFDDGPDKKYTPQILDVLDEYNAKATFFLLGKLAKKNPKIVQKIKADGHAIGNHSWSHANLTKLNKSELNSEINNTTKTISEIINYETNLLRPPYGAISNDLLNKLEQTDYKIIHWSIDSLDWKAKSKEEIINRVLPKIHDGANILFHSAGGPSQDLTPTIKALPIIIKTLRQKGYKLVTINKLYSLSAYK from the coding sequence TTGTTATCAACTAAAACAAATTTATTTCTTATATTTATACTACTCATCTTATTTTCTACAGCAGGTACTAGTTATGCTTATACTGTTAAAGATGGAGATACATTATTTCAAATCTCCAAAAGATTTAATACTACTATTTCTAAGCTAGTAACACTGAATAATATTAGTCATCCAAATTTAATTTATCCTAATCAATTCCTCAAAGTTCCTGAACAAAAGACTGCTTCATTTAAATCAAACAAAAAAGTATTTCGCAGAGGGCCAACAGTAAAAAAAATTGCTTTAACTTTTGATGATGGACCAGATAAAAAATATACTCCACAAATTTTAGATGTATTGGATGAATACAATGCTAAAGCTACCTTCTTTCTGTTAGGGAAATTAGCTAAGAAAAATCCTAAAATAGTCCAAAAGATAAAAGCTGATGGACATGCAATTGGTAACCATAGCTGGTCCCATGCTAATTTAACTAAATTAAACAAATCTGAACTTAATTCTGAAATAAACAATACTACAAAGACAATCTCAGAAATCATAAATTATGAAACTAATCTTTTAAGGCCTCCTTATGGAGCTATTTCTAATGATTTATTAAACAAATTAGAGCAGACAGATTATAAAATTATTCACTGGTCTATTGATTCCTTAGATTGGAAAGCCAAATCAAAAGAAGAAATCATAAATCGTGTCTTACCTAAAATTCATGATGGAGCAAATATCCTCTTCCATTCTGCTGGTGGGCCAAGCCAAGATTTAACTCCTACCATTAAAGCCTTACCAATAATCATTAAAACCTTAAGACAAAAAGGATATAAACTAGTTACTATCAATAAATTATATTCTCTTTCTGCTTATAAATAA
- the metK gene encoding methionine adenosyltransferase produces MLENKSLFTSESVTEGHPDKVSDQISDAILDAILKEDPHARVACETTVTTGMVLISGEISTECYVDIPKIARKTIKEIGYTRAKYGFDAETCAVLTSIDEQSPDIAMGVDESLEAKDSGEEEIGAGDQGIMFGYATNETKELMPLPITLSHKLAKRLAKVRKEGILDYLRPDGKTQVTIEYQDNQPVRVDAVVISTQHHPEIKLKDLRDDLIKYVVNPVIDSQLLDGDTTYYINPTGRFVIGGPQGDAGLTGRKIIVDTYGGMARHGGGAFSGKDATKVDRSASYAARYVAKNIVAAGLADKCEVQLSYAIGVAHPVSIMVDTFGTAKINEAKIEELVDKHFDLRPGQIIKELDLSQPIYRQTAAYGHFGRPDLDLPWERTDKVDILKKKQ; encoded by the coding sequence ATGTTAGAGAACAAATCACTTTTCACTTCTGAATCAGTAACAGAAGGCCATCCGGATAAAGTGTCAGACCAAATATCAGATGCTATACTAGATGCAATTTTAAAAGAAGATCCTCATGCTAGGGTAGCTTGTGAAACAACAGTTACTACAGGGATGGTTTTGATTTCAGGAGAAATTTCTACTGAGTGTTATGTAGATATTCCTAAAATTGCTCGTAAAACAATTAAAGAAATTGGTTATACTAGGGCTAAGTACGGATTTGATGCAGAAACTTGCGCTGTATTAACATCTATTGATGAACAATCTCCTGATATTGCTATGGGAGTAGATGAATCTTTAGAAGCTAAAGATAGTGGAGAAGAAGAGATTGGAGCTGGTGACCAAGGGATTATGTTTGGTTATGCTACTAATGAGACCAAAGAGTTAATGCCTTTACCAATTACTTTATCCCATAAATTAGCAAAAAGATTGGCTAAAGTTAGAAAAGAAGGTATATTAGATTATTTAAGACCTGATGGTAAAACACAAGTTACAATAGAGTATCAAGATAATCAACCAGTTAGAGTGGATGCAGTTGTGATTTCTACTCAACATCATCCTGAGATTAAATTAAAGGATTTAAGAGATGATTTAATAAAGTATGTAGTTAACCCAGTGATTGATTCTCAATTATTAGATGGTGATACTACATATTATATTAATCCAACTGGTCGATTTGTAATAGGTGGTCCTCAAGGAGACGCTGGCTTAACTGGTAGAAAGATAATTGTTGATACCTATGGTGGGATGGCTCGTCATGGAGGAGGAGCATTCTCTGGTAAAGATGCTACAAAAGTAGACCGTTCTGCCTCTTATGCAGCCCGTTACGTAGCTAAAAATATAGTAGCAGCTGGTTTAGCAGATAAATGTGAAGTTCAGTTATCTTATGCTATTGGTGTAGCTCATCCTGTTTCAATTATGGTTGATACATTTGGAACAGCTAAAATTAATGAAGCTAAAATTGAAGAATTAGTAGATAAACACTTTGATTTACGTCCAGGACAGATTATTAAAGAGCTTGATTTAAGTCAGCCAATTTATCGTCAAACAGCTGCTTATGGTCATTTTGGTCGTCCTGATTTAGATTTACCTTGGGAAAGAACTGATAAAGTTGATATTTTAAAAAAGAAGCAATAA
- a CDS encoding nitroreductase family protein, giving the protein MGRIIEPIKERRSIRNYKNKEVSKEKIRKVLEAANWAPSNGNSQPWEFVVAKDEYAKKISKVFYDWAKDYIPNADYIPEEKKKAMLEYSKDFGGAPVQIVVTYQTGEDEIETEESLMAASAAIQNLSLAALEEDLGTVWIAGHIAHADRTKEIIDLAEDKKIAGIIPIGYPDIDPAAPPRKDPNLVEKVKWLGF; this is encoded by the coding sequence ATGGGAAGAATTATAGAACCAATTAAAGAAAGAAGATCTATTAGAAATTATAAGAATAAGGAAGTGTCAAAAGAGAAGATTAGAAAGGTGTTAGAAGCTGCAAATTGGGCTCCTTCTAATGGTAATAGCCAACCTTGGGAGTTTGTTGTAGCTAAAGATGAATATGCTAAAAAAATTAGTAAAGTATTTTATGATTGGGCCAAGGATTATATTCCTAATGCAGATTATATACCAGAAGAAAAGAAAAAAGCTATGTTAGAGTACTCTAAAGATTTTGGTGGAGCACCAGTCCAGATTGTAGTAACCTATCAAACTGGTGAAGATGAAATTGAGACTGAAGAATCTTTAATGGCTGCAAGTGCTGCTATTCAGAATTTAAGCTTAGCAGCTTTAGAAGAAGATTTAGGAACAGTTTGGATTGCTGGTCACATTGCTCATGCAGATAGAACTAAAGAGATTATAGATTTAGCTGAAGATAAAAAAATTGCTGGTATTATCCCAATTGGGTATCCAGATATAGATCCAGCTGCTCCACCCAGAAAAGACCCAAATTTAGTTGAGAAGGTCAAGTGGTTAGGATTTTAA
- a CDS encoding D-2-hydroxyacid dehydrogenase — protein sequence MTKSLEILIMFDSNFTAEQLNKLQEIIPNGIVNNVAYDNVSVEMLNRADIIFGWPTEEELQEAKNLQWLHLPSAGVDEYANQDLYHSSDIIVTNSSGVYGLPIAEHVFSLILAFNRNLPHYLKQKQKKEWHRKETRKDLWESTIGILGLGDLGSKVAKRAKAWEMKVVAVNRTIKEAPDYIDCLYDPTGIDQLLAQSDYIVLALPQTEETKGIISTAELKQMKEDAFLVNVGRGSLIDQPALIKALKKEWIAGAGLDVTTPEPLPKDNPLWELSNVILTPHYSGNSPTNYQRLFNIFSKNLRHYITEESLENVVDFKAGY from the coding sequence ATGACTAAATCATTAGAAATTTTAATTATGTTTGACTCTAATTTTACTGCTGAGCAATTAAATAAGTTACAAGAAATAATCCCTAATGGAATAGTAAATAATGTTGCTTATGATAATGTTAGTGTGGAAATGCTAAATAGAGCAGATATTATCTTTGGTTGGCCCACAGAGGAAGAACTACAAGAAGCCAAAAACTTACAGTGGTTACATTTGCCCAGTGCAGGAGTAGATGAGTATGCTAATCAAGATTTATATCATAGTTCAGATATTATAGTAACCAATTCTAGTGGTGTGTATGGTCTACCAATTGCTGAGCATGTTTTTAGTTTGATCTTAGCCTTCAATAGAAATCTACCTCATTATCTAAAACAAAAGCAAAAGAAAGAATGGCACCGCAAGGAAACGCGCAAGGATTTATGGGAGTCTACAATTGGCATACTTGGTCTAGGGGATTTAGGAAGCAAAGTTGCTAAAAGGGCTAAAGCTTGGGAAATGAAAGTGGTTGCTGTTAATCGAACTATAAAAGAAGCACCAGATTATATAGATTGTTTATATGATCCTACAGGAATCGATCAATTATTAGCTCAGTCAGACTATATTGTCTTGGCCCTACCTCAAACTGAAGAAACCAAAGGAATAATTTCAACTGCAGAGTTAAAGCAGATGAAAGAAGATGCTTTTCTTGTTAATGTTGGTCGAGGTTCACTAATTGATCAACCAGCTTTAATTAAGGCGTTAAAAAAGGAGTGGATAGCTGGAGCAGGATTGGATGTTACTACCCCTGAACCATTACCTAAAGATAACCCTTTATGGGAATTATCAAATGTAATATTAACACCTCATTATTCTGGTAATTCCCCGACTAATTACCAACGTCTATTTAATATATTTAGTAAAAATCTGAGACATTATATTACAGAAGAATCTTTAGAGAATGTAGTAGATTTTAAGGCTGGATATTAA
- the msrA gene encoding peptide-methionine (S)-S-oxide reductase MsrA has translation MEKATFAAGCFWGVQALFDRLEGVESTRVGYIGGNIDNPSYEEVCTDKTGHAEAVEIIYNSSIITYQQLLEVFWENHNPTTLNKEGSDVGTQYRSAIFYHNQKQQKKAQQSKKELNASGRYDDPIVTEIISATNFYEAEEYHQDYLKKNPGSCHI, from the coding sequence ATGGAAAAAGCAACTTTTGCGGCAGGATGTTTTTGGGGAGTTCAAGCCTTATTTGATAGACTAGAGGGAGTAGAATCTACTAGAGTGGGTTATATTGGAGGAAATATTGATAATCCAAGTTATGAAGAAGTATGTACAGATAAAACCGGACATGCTGAAGCAGTAGAAATAATTTATAATTCAAGTATAATTACTTATCAGCAATTACTAGAAGTTTTTTGGGAAAATCATAATCCAACAACTTTAAATAAAGAGGGATCAGATGTAGGAACTCAATATAGGTCAGCTATTTTTTATCATAACCAAAAGCAGCAAAAGAAAGCACAGCAATCAAAAAAAGAATTAAATGCTAGTGGAAGATATGATGATCCAATTGTAACAGAAATAATATCTGCTACTAATTTTTATGAGGCTGAAGAATATCATCAAGATTATCTTAAAAAGAATCCAGGATCTTGTCATATATAA
- a CDS encoding [Fe-Fe] hydrogenase large subunit C-terminal domain-containing protein has protein sequence MLNRFKDFQKKRMEIFREIVKQGWDEKLSNYNLDELAKEIKEKYNYQDKDMTFIKDHIRVALGLDTKEDMNFSNEAQAALNHGQVKRPVVNKIEGACQYCGKEFETNDCYESCKYEAQMYKRTKGPIIVNDKCLSCGNCVSSCSFGAIADKIEFVPLLKLLKDETTPVYATVAPSIVGQFGDDITMGQLRTALKMLGFKDMIEVALFADMLTIKEAFEFNDLVNKQGDFFLTSCCCPVWIGLVENNYPQLFEHMSPALSPMVASGRVLKELYPEAKVVFIGPCIAKKSEAKEEEFREDIDFVLTFNELEEIFKAIDIDFNQLPGDEKDQASFAGRVYARTGGVSFSVKTVVNRIAPRRLIKFNAKKVDGVGKCKEILETLTQEEEIDANFIEGMGCEGGCVGGPRTNIEVDKATNMVNEYGEDSLIMTPFDNMNLIKILEELGADDIEEIAKDDKISSLLTR, from the coding sequence ATGCTAAATAGATTTAAGGATTTTCAAAAGAAAAGAATGGAGATATTTCGTGAGATAGTAAAGCAAGGCTGGGATGAAAAATTAAGTAATTATAATCTAGATGAATTAGCTAAAGAAATAAAAGAAAAGTATAATTATCAAGATAAGGATATGACTTTTATCAAGGATCATATTAGAGTAGCTTTAGGTCTTGATACAAAAGAAGATATGAACTTTTCGAATGAAGCTCAAGCGGCACTTAATCATGGACAAGTAAAAAGACCTGTAGTTAATAAAATAGAGGGAGCTTGTCAATATTGTGGTAAAGAGTTTGAAACAAATGATTGTTATGAGTCTTGTAAGTATGAGGCTCAGATGTATAAAAGGACTAAAGGGCCAATTATAGTTAATGATAAATGCTTAAGTTGTGGTAATTGTGTTTCTAGTTGTTCGTTTGGTGCTATAGCTGATAAAATAGAATTTGTTCCTTTGCTTAAACTACTAAAAGATGAAACGACCCCTGTATATGCTACAGTTGCCCCCTCAATAGTAGGGCAATTTGGTGATGATATTACTATGGGCCAATTAAGAACAGCTTTAAAAATGCTAGGATTTAAGGATATGATAGAAGTAGCTTTATTTGCTGATATGCTAACAATTAAAGAAGCCTTTGAATTTAATGATTTAGTCAATAAGCAAGGAGACTTTTTTTTAACTAGCTGTTGTTGTCCAGTCTGGATTGGTTTAGTAGAGAATAATTATCCTCAACTTTTTGAACATATGTCTCCTGCTTTATCACCAATGGTAGCTTCAGGTAGGGTTTTAAAAGAACTTTATCCAGAAGCTAAGGTAGTCTTTATTGGCCCGTGTATAGCCAAAAAGTCAGAGGCTAAAGAGGAAGAGTTTAGAGAAGATATTGACTTTGTATTGACCTTCAATGAATTAGAAGAAATTTTTAAGGCTATTGATATAGATTTTAATCAATTACCAGGAGATGAAAAGGACCAAGCTTCTTTTGCAGGAAGGGTTTATGCTAGAACGGGTGGAGTAAGCTTTTCTGTTAAAACAGTAGTCAATAGAATAGCCCCCCGAAGATTAATTAAATTTAATGCTAAAAAGGTTGATGGAGTAGGAAAATGTAAAGAAATATTAGAGACTTTAACCCAAGAAGAAGAAATTGATGCTAACTTTATAGAAGGAATGGGTTGTGAGGGAGGTTGTGTAGGAGGGCCAAGAACTAACATTGAGGTAGATAAAGCAACTAATATGGTAAATGAATACGGAGAGGACTCCCTAATAATGACCCCATTTGATAATATGAATTTAATTAAGATTTTAGAAGAGTTAGGTGCTGATGATATTGAAGAAATAGCTAAAGATGATAAAATATCATCTCTTTTAACAAGATAA
- a CDS encoding YczE/YyaS/YitT family protein → MNTKKSWTRFVVGLAIVSIGLVLIIKANLGVSPWTVFHIGLTKYFPLTVGTAGQITGLVVIIISFMVARVKPTFATIINILLVGFLIDWLMPLVPHPTTIFMKYLYLATGIIIFGSGAGTYISAQCGTGPRDSLMMALDEKLDFKLGLIRNGIELIILVVGYFLGGPVGIGTIFTALGIGPIVEFSLNLMNTLFSNSYLQANS, encoded by the coding sequence ATGAATACAAAAAAGAGTTGGACAAGATTTGTAGTTGGATTAGCTATTGTAAGTATCGGACTAGTATTAATTATTAAAGCCAATTTAGGAGTTTCTCCTTGGACAGTATTTCATATTGGTTTAACTAAGTATTTTCCGCTAACTGTAGGAACAGCTGGTCAAATAACCGGTTTAGTAGTAATTATAATTAGTTTTATGGTTGCTCGTGTAAAACCAACTTTCGCTACTATTATTAATATTTTATTAGTTGGTTTTCTAATTGATTGGCTGATGCCTCTGGTTCCACATCCTACTACTATATTTATGAAATATTTATATTTAGCAACAGGGATAATTATCTTTGGTAGTGGAGCTGGTACTTATATTTCAGCGCAGTGTGGTACGGGACCTAGAGATAGCTTAATGATGGCTTTAGATGAAAAATTAGATTTTAAACTAGGCTTGATTAGAAATGGAATTGAGTTGATTATTTTAGTTGTAGGTTATTTTTTAGGTGGTCCGGTAGGTATTGGTACGATTTTTACTGCTTTAGGAATTGGCCCGATAGTAGAGTTTTCTTTAAATTTAATGAATACTTTATTTAGTAATTCTTATCTACAAGCTAATAGTTAA
- a CDS encoding restriction endonuclease gives MKFFTVKKDKSRITMVDIDKMTGLEFEKFLGVLFSKQGYQAEVTQASNDQGADLLIKRSSKLFWRKNKTVIQAKRYKNNVGNSAVQEVVAAKAHYNCKSAMVITNSKFTAAAKKLAISNKVKLWDRDKLKQEVKKNPVSFTDLKGVNMT, from the coding sequence ATGAAGTTTTTTACAGTTAAAAAAGATAAGTCAAGAATTACTATGGTAGATATAGATAAAATGACAGGTTTAGAATTTGAAAAGTTTTTGGGGGTTTTATTCTCTAAGCAAGGTTATCAAGCCGAAGTGACACAAGCTTCTAATGATCAAGGTGCAGATTTATTAATTAAAAGATCTAGTAAGCTTTTTTGGCGAAAGAATAAAACTGTAATCCAAGCAAAGCGTTATAAAAATAATGTAGGAAATAGTGCTGTACAGGAAGTAGTAGCAGCTAAAGCACATTATAATTGTAAATCTGCAATGGTAATCACCAATAGTAAGTTTACTGCAGCAGCTAAAAAATTAGCTATTTCAAATAAAGTTAAGCTGTGGGATAGAGATAAATTAAAACAAGAGGTTAAAAAAAATCCAGTTTCTTTTACAGACTTAAAGGGAGTAAACATGACATGA
- a CDS encoding putative bifunctional diguanylate cyclase/phosphodiesterase: MKLYLDIKTKIFLLILVFNLVLIVALISLSLTLFNQAFTQFAVESQAIKETSQASNHLRDTLNLVNKQLIVIGLIALIIAMILSYIIAKKFADPLKKLKNIFIKGAQGDLSVRASIIKSSSEIKEVADSFNQMMDRISELTYRDLLTGVLNFSYFQDKLSLALDNLESDEKLVLFTIGIDDFKTINDNYGYHTGDKIIKKLANRLIRSLDDNVVARHGDEFFLYFTESTKRSQIINLGREILDRINQPYEIEGMIIYITASLGIAIYPQAGTTNQILIKHASMAMHLVKNRSEQKMEIYSANMEEKLSKRLKLEAKLQEGLEKEHFLLHYQPLFNSKAEEIVGVEALIRWQEPGVGMISPGKFIPIAERNGMIVKIGDWVLKRACKQLKKWHQLGYEDIYISINIAPQQFSDDDFVHKVESILLETKLDPSYLELEITERATMKNIEHTINMLGQLRELGVKIAIDDFGTGYSSLSYLKEFAITKLKIDKSFVMDLTTNSKNLAITETIIMMAHNLNLEVTAEGVENNGQLERLKEQGCDTLQGYFLSLPLPENDLLKLLKIKK; this comes from the coding sequence ATGAAGTTGTATTTAGATATTAAAACTAAAATATTTCTATTAATATTGGTCTTTAATCTAGTATTAATAGTAGCTCTAATTAGTCTTTCTTTAACTTTGTTTAACCAGGCATTTACTCAATTTGCAGTAGAAAGCCAAGCTATAAAAGAAACTTCTCAGGCAAGCAATCACTTAAGGGATACCTTAAATTTAGTTAATAAACAATTAATAGTAATTGGTCTGATAGCCTTAATTATTGCTATGATTTTAAGCTATATAATTGCTAAAAAATTTGCGGACCCACTAAAGAAGTTAAAGAATATTTTTATTAAAGGAGCTCAAGGTGATCTATCAGTTAGAGCTAGTATTATAAAGTCTAGTTCTGAAATTAAAGAAGTTGCAGATAGTTTCAACCAAATGATGGATAGGATAAGTGAACTAACATATCGTGATTTATTAACTGGGGTATTAAATTTTAGCTATTTTCAAGATAAGCTTAGTTTAGCCTTAGATAATTTGGAATCTGATGAAAAATTAGTATTATTTACTATAGGAATTGATGACTTTAAAACAATTAATGATAACTATGGATATCATACTGGAGATAAAATAATAAAAAAATTAGCTAATCGTTTGATAAGAAGTTTAGATGATAATGTAGTAGCAAGACATGGTGATGAGTTCTTTCTCTACTTTACTGAAAGTACTAAAAGAAGCCAAATTATTAATTTAGGAAGAGAAATTTTGGATAGAATAAATCAACCTTATGAAATTGAAGGAATGATTATTTATATTACTGCTAGTTTAGGGATTGCAATTTATCCTCAAGCAGGCACTACTAATCAAATATTAATCAAACATGCAAGTATGGCAATGCATCTGGTTAAAAATAGAAGCGAGCAAAAGATGGAGATTTATTCAGCTAATATGGAAGAAAAATTGTCAAAAAGATTAAAATTAGAAGCAAAATTACAGGAAGGCTTAGAAAAAGAACACTTCCTGCTTCATTATCAGCCATTATTTAATAGTAAAGCAGAAGAGATTGTAGGTGTAGAAGCATTAATTAGATGGCAAGAACCTGGAGTAGGTATGATTTCTCCGGGAAAGTTTATTCCCATAGCAGAGAGAAATGGTATGATAGTTAAAATAGGAGATTGGGTACTAAAAAGGGCTTGTAAACAATTAAAAAAGTGGCATCAACTTGGCTATGAAGATATATACATATCTATTAATATTGCGCCCCAACAATTTAGTGACGATGATTTTGTACATAAAGTAGAAAGTATATTATTAGAAACTAAACTAGACCCTAGTTATCTAGAGTTAGAAATTACTGAAAGGGCTACTATGAAGAATATTGAACATACAATCAATATGTTGGGCCAACTTCGGGAATTAGGTGTTAAAATTGCAATTGATGATTTTGGAACTGGTTATTCTTCATTAAGTTACCTAAAAGAATTTGCAATTACTAAATTAAAGATTGATAAGTCATTTGTAATGGATTTAACCACCAATAGTAAAAATCTTGCTATTACGGAAACCATTATTATGATGGCTCATAATCTTAATTTGGAAGTGACAGCTGAAGGAGTAGAAAATAATGGTCAATTAGAGCGTTTAAAGGAGCAAGGTTGTGATACCTTACAGGGATACTTTCTTAGTCTGCCTTTACCTGAAAATGACTTATTAAAGTTATTAAAAATAAAAAAATAA